One genomic segment of Streptomyces sp. RerS4 includes these proteins:
- the fdhD gene encoding formate dehydrogenase accessory sulfurtransferase FdhD, which produces MGRVTERRRVVRVRGGATGVRPDTLVAEEPLEIRLNGRPLAITMRTPGDDFALATGFLVSEGVIARTSDVQAVTYCEGATEEGSNTYNVVNVQLAAGVPLPDITLERNVYTTSSCGLCGKASLDAVRTATRFPGLAADPVRISADILSTLPDRLRAAQKVFDRTGGLHAAGLFSAEGELLDVREDVGRHNAVDKIVGRAAQAGRLPLAGSVLLVSGRASFELAQKAVMAGIPVLAAVSAPSSLAVDLALESGLTLVGFLRGPDMNIYAGEERILLPDADAP; this is translated from the coding sequence ATGGGACGGGTCACCGAACGGCGCCGCGTCGTGCGCGTCCGGGGCGGGGCGACCGGGGTGCGCCCCGACACGCTGGTCGCGGAGGAACCGCTGGAGATCCGCCTGAACGGCCGGCCCCTGGCCATCACGATGCGCACCCCCGGCGACGATTTCGCGCTGGCGACGGGCTTCCTCGTCAGCGAGGGCGTGATCGCCCGCACCTCGGACGTCCAGGCCGTGACCTACTGCGAGGGCGCGACCGAGGAGGGCTCCAACACCTACAACGTCGTCAACGTCCAGTTGGCCGCCGGAGTGCCCCTGCCGGACATCACCCTGGAACGGAACGTCTACACGACCTCCTCCTGCGGCCTGTGCGGCAAGGCCAGCCTGGACGCGGTCCGGACGGCGACCCGTTTCCCGGGGTTGGCCGCCGACCCTGTACGGATCTCCGCCGACATCCTCTCGACGCTGCCGGACCGGTTGCGCGCGGCGCAGAAGGTCTTCGACCGGACGGGCGGCCTGCACGCGGCCGGGCTGTTCTCGGCGGAGGGCGAGCTGCTCGACGTACGGGAGGACGTGGGGCGGCACAACGCCGTGGACAAGATCGTCGGGCGGGCCGCCCAGGCCGGCCGGCTGCCGCTGGCCGGGTCGGTCCTGCTGGTGTCCGGCCGGGCCTCGTTCGAGCTGGCCCAGAAGGCGGTGATGGCGGGCATTCCGGTACTGGCGGCGGTCTCCGCTCCGTCCTCCCTGGCGGTGGACCTCGCCCTGGAGTCGGGGCTCACGCTGGTCGGCTTCCTGCGCGGGCCGGACATGAACATCTACGCGGGCGAGGAGCGGATCCTCCTGCCCGACGCGGACGCCCCCTAG
- a CDS encoding beta-ketoacyl-ACP synthase III, with the protein MTGSRVVALGHYQPAKVITNEDLAAMVDTNDEWIRSRVGIRTRHMAGPEEPVDELAYQAAGKALANAGLTPDDIDLVLVATSTAIDRSPNMAARVAAKLGMGGGPAVMDLNVVCSGFTHALATADHAIRAGSATRALVIGADKMTEITDWSDRTTCVLTGDGAGAAVVEASTEPGIGPVLWGSVPEMGHAVRIEGTPPVFAQEGQSVYRWTTSQLPPLARKVCEKAGITPEELAGVVLHQANLRIIEPLAAKIGAVNAVVARDVVDSGNTSAASIPMALSKLVQRGEIPSGAPVLLFGFGGNLSYAGQVIHCP; encoded by the coding sequence ATGACCGGTTCACGCGTGGTGGCGCTAGGGCACTACCAGCCCGCGAAAGTGATCACCAACGAGGACCTCGCGGCCATGGTCGACACCAACGACGAGTGGATCCGTTCCCGCGTCGGAATCAGGACACGGCACATGGCGGGCCCCGAGGAGCCGGTCGACGAGCTGGCCTACCAGGCCGCCGGGAAGGCCCTCGCCAACGCGGGCCTCACCCCCGACGACATCGACCTCGTCCTGGTGGCCACCTCCACCGCCATCGACCGTTCGCCCAACATGGCCGCGCGCGTCGCCGCCAAGCTGGGCATGGGCGGCGGCCCCGCCGTGATGGACCTCAACGTCGTCTGCTCGGGCTTCACCCACGCCCTGGCCACCGCCGACCACGCGATCCGGGCCGGCTCCGCCACCCGCGCCCTGGTCATCGGCGCCGACAAGATGACCGAGATCACCGACTGGAGCGACCGCACCACCTGCGTCCTGACGGGCGACGGGGCGGGCGCGGCGGTCGTCGAGGCGAGCACGGAACCGGGCATCGGCCCGGTCCTGTGGGGCTCCGTGCCGGAAATGGGCCACGCGGTCCGCATCGAGGGCACGCCGCCGGTCTTCGCGCAGGAGGGCCAGTCCGTCTACCGCTGGACCACGAGCCAGTTGCCGCCGTTGGCCCGCAAGGTGTGCGAGAAGGCCGGGATCACCCCCGAGGAACTGGCCGGGGTCGTCCTCCACCAGGCGAACCTGCGGATCATCGAGCCGCTCGCCGCCAAGATCGGCGCGGTCAACGCGGTGGTCGCCCGCGACGTCGTCGACTCCGGCAACACCTCGGCGGCCAGCATCCCGATGGCCCTGTCGAAGTTGGTCCAGCGCGGCGAGATCCCCTCCGGCGCCCCCGTCCTCCTCTTCGGCTTCGGCGGCAACCTCTCCTACGCGGGCCAGGTCATCCACTGCCCCTGA
- a CDS encoding sigma-70 family RNA polymerase sigma factor, with protein sequence MSQWDPTARLSYWAFHANRRPAYMRFAYLQLGSDEAAEDAVDATFDSIMNEWLRMLHMDRLDAYAWTVLKQRIVDWQQRRDPRCGRPEPMDISAFEAALKEVHADRSGACDESGPSEPSDQYEILTDAIRFYSAVARLAERQRDTVMLRYGLQCTPGEAAAVMGVDEATVRSQLGQAHRRLARLLDASPES encoded by the coding sequence ATGAGTCAGTGGGATCCGACGGCGCGCCTGTCGTACTGGGCCTTCCACGCCAATCGGCGTCCGGCGTACATGCGCTTCGCGTACCTTCAGCTGGGCTCGGACGAGGCCGCCGAGGACGCCGTGGACGCCACGTTCGACTCGATCATGAACGAATGGCTTCGCATGCTGCACATGGACCGCCTGGACGCCTACGCCTGGACGGTGCTGAAACAGCGCATCGTGGACTGGCAGCAGCGCCGCGACCCGCGCTGCGGCCGGCCCGAACCGATGGACATCAGCGCCTTCGAGGCGGCCCTCAAGGAGGTGCACGCCGACCGGTCGGGCGCGTGCGACGAGTCCGGTCCGTCGGAACCTTCCGATCAGTACGAGATCCTCACCGACGCGATCCGGTTCTACTCGGCCGTCGCCCGCCTCGCGGAACGGCAGCGGGACACCGTGATGCTGCGGTACGGACTCCAGTGCACCCCCGGAGAGGCCGCCGCCGTGATGGGCGTCGACGAGGCCACCGTCCGTTCCCAGCTCGGCCAGGCGCACCGGCGCCTCGCCCGGCTGCTCGACGCGTCGCCCGAATCATGA
- a CDS encoding LysR substrate-binding domain-containing protein — MYDPVQLRTFLTVAQTLSFTQAAARLGVRQSTVSQHVRRLEEATGRPLFARDTHSVGLTEDGEALLGFARTILEAHERAAAFFAGTRPRGRLRFGASEDFVLTRLPEVLEGFRRGHPEVDLELSVELSGVLHERLDAGRLDLVLAKRRGPGDERGRLVWRDRMVWIGAEGLRPDPERPVPLIVFPPPGITRARALEVLEREGRAWRIACTSGSLSGLIAAARAGLGVMAHTRGLIPPGLVRVGGLPDLGPVEFALVQGDRPTPASEALAAAVLAGGDRLSRPA, encoded by the coding sequence ATGTACGACCCGGTTCAGCTGCGCACCTTCCTCACCGTGGCCCAGACGCTGAGCTTCACGCAGGCCGCCGCCCGGTTGGGCGTGCGCCAGTCGACGGTCAGCCAGCATGTGCGGCGGCTGGAGGAGGCGACGGGCCGGCCGCTGTTCGCCCGGGACACGCACAGCGTCGGGCTGACGGAGGACGGCGAGGCGCTGCTCGGCTTCGCGCGGACCATCCTGGAGGCGCACGAGCGGGCCGCCGCCTTCTTCGCCGGGACGCGGCCGCGGGGGCGGCTGCGGTTCGGGGCGTCGGAGGACTTCGTCCTGACCCGGCTGCCGGAGGTCCTGGAGGGGTTTCGCCGGGGGCACCCGGAGGTGGACCTGGAGCTGTCGGTCGAGCTGTCGGGCGTCCTGCACGAACGGTTGGACGCGGGCCGCTTGGACCTCGTACTGGCCAAGCGGCGCGGGCCCGGGGACGAGCGGGGTCGGCTGGTGTGGCGGGACCGGATGGTGTGGATCGGGGCGGAGGGGCTGCGGCCGGATCCGGAGCGTCCGGTGCCGTTGATCGTCTTTCCGCCGCCGGGGATCACCCGTGCGCGGGCGCTGGAGGTGTTGGAGCGCGAGGGGCGGGCGTGGCGGATCGCCTGTACGAGCGGCAGCCTCAGCGGTCTGATCGCGGCGGCCCGCGCCGGGCTGGGGGTGATGGCGCACACGCGGGGGCTGATTCCGCCGGGGCTGGTCCGGGTGGGCGGGCTGCCCGATCTGGGGCCGGTGGAGTTCGCGCTGGTGCAGGGGGACCGGCCGACGCCGGCGTCCGAGGCCCTGGCGGCGGCGGTCCTGGCGGGCGGCGACCGGCTCAGCCGGCCGGCGTAG
- the metG gene encoding methionine--tRNA ligase produces the protein MARHLITSALPYINGIKHLGNMVGSMLPADVYSRYLRRRGHDVLYICATDEHGTPAELAAKEAGVSVAEFCAQAHDAQKAVYDGFELSFDYFGRSSSAQNAEITQHFARRLQENGFIEERAIRQVYSPADGRFLPDRYVEGTCPHCGYDKARGDQCENCTRVLDPTDLIDPRSAISGSTELEVRETKHLFLLQSKLQHEVEAWVAEHEEEWPQLASSIARKWLTEGLHDRAITRDLDWGVPVPADTWPELAAEGKVFYVWFDAPIEYIASTKEWADADPANRDYKAWWYEAEDVRYTQFMAKDNVPFHTVMFPATELGTREPWKKVDYVKAFNWLTYYGGKFSTSQKRGVFTDQALEILPADFWRYFLIANAPESDDSSFTWEHFAATVNKDLGGTLGNFVNRVLTFSRKKFGDEVPAGSPAGEVEAKLGEQIAELLAEYEGHMETLQYRKAAAALRALWSAGNAYLDEKAPWLEVKTDLEGAALTLRTAMNLIHLYSVVSEPFIPASARAMRSSFALADDTATWVTPEQARSLDAVPAGTPFTVPPVLFARITEEDLESYRERFGGNPDA, from the coding sequence ATGGCTCGACACCTGATCACCAGCGCGCTTCCCTACATCAACGGGATCAAGCACCTGGGCAACATGGTCGGGTCGATGCTTCCGGCGGATGTGTACTCCAGGTACCTCCGCCGGCGCGGCCACGACGTCCTGTACATCTGCGCCACCGACGAGCACGGCACCCCCGCCGAACTCGCCGCCAAGGAAGCCGGCGTCTCGGTCGCCGAGTTCTGCGCGCAGGCCCACGACGCCCAGAAGGCCGTCTACGACGGCTTCGAGCTGTCCTTCGACTACTTCGGCCGCAGCTCGTCCGCGCAGAACGCCGAGATCACGCAGCACTTCGCGCGCAGGCTCCAGGAGAACGGCTTCATCGAGGAGCGCGCGATCCGGCAGGTCTACTCGCCCGCCGACGGCCGCTTCCTGCCCGACCGCTACGTCGAGGGCACCTGCCCGCACTGCGGCTACGACAAGGCCCGCGGCGACCAGTGCGAGAACTGCACCCGCGTCCTGGATCCCACGGACCTGATCGACCCCCGCTCGGCGATCTCCGGCTCCACCGAGCTGGAGGTCCGCGAGACCAAGCACCTCTTCCTCCTCCAGTCCAAGCTCCAGCACGAGGTCGAGGCCTGGGTCGCGGAGCACGAGGAGGAGTGGCCGCAGCTGGCGTCGTCCATCGCCCGCAAGTGGCTGACCGAAGGCCTGCACGACCGCGCGATCACCCGTGACCTCGACTGGGGCGTGCCGGTCCCGGCCGACACCTGGCCCGAGCTCGCCGCCGAGGGCAAGGTCTTCTACGTCTGGTTCGACGCCCCGATCGAGTACATCGCCTCCACCAAGGAATGGGCCGACGCCGACCCGGCGAACCGCGACTACAAGGCGTGGTGGTACGAGGCCGAGGACGTCCGCTACACGCAGTTCATGGCCAAGGACAACGTCCCGTTCCACACGGTCATGTTCCCGGCCACCGAGCTCGGCACCCGCGAGCCGTGGAAGAAGGTCGACTACGTCAAGGCCTTCAACTGGCTGACGTACTACGGCGGCAAGTTCTCCACCTCGCAGAAGCGCGGCGTCTTCACCGACCAGGCCCTGGAGATCCTCCCGGCCGACTTCTGGCGCTACTTCCTCATCGCCAACGCGCCCGAGTCCGACGACTCGTCCTTCACGTGGGAGCACTTCGCCGCCACCGTCAACAAGGACCTCGGCGGCACCCTCGGCAACTTCGTCAACCGCGTGCTGACCTTCTCCCGCAAGAAGTTCGGCGACGAGGTCCCGGCGGGCAGCCCCGCCGGCGAGGTCGAGGCCAAGCTCGGCGAGCAGATCGCCGAACTGCTCGCCGAGTACGAGGGCCACATGGAGACCCTCCAGTACCGCAAGGCCGCGGCCGCGCTGCGCGCCCTGTGGTCCGCCGGAAACGCGTACCTCGACGAGAAGGCCCCCTGGCTGGAGGTCAAGACCGACCTGGAGGGCGCGGCGCTCACCCTGCGCACCGCCATGAACCTGATCCACCTCTACTCGGTGGTCTCCGAGCCGTTCATCCCGGCCTCGGCGCGCGCCATGCGCTCCTCGTTCGCACTCGCCGACGACACGGCCACCTGGGTCACCCCCGAGCAGGCCAGGTCCCTGGACGCGGTCCCGGCCGGCACCCCGTTCACCGTGCCGCCGGTGCTCTTCGCGCGCATCACCGAGGAGGACCTGGAGTCCTACCGCGAGCGCTTCGGCGGCAACCCGGACGCCTAG
- a CDS encoding (2Fe-2S) ferredoxin domain-containing protein, protein MTWIRPLAVNAPRPCTLVVCRGCCCGDPRKNPGTDHAGQLARLREAAAASGGRLAVRTSDCLGPCAQANVIVVQPTGEARSRGARAVWFGWALDDTATDEIIAWAQSGGPGAVPLPATLELHRIDPPEPKAPAGRSRARRKR, encoded by the coding sequence GTGACCTGGATACGCCCGCTCGCCGTCAACGCCCCGCGCCCCTGCACCCTGGTGGTGTGTCGCGGCTGCTGTTGCGGCGACCCCCGCAAGAACCCCGGCACCGACCACGCCGGTCAACTCGCCCGGCTGCGCGAGGCCGCCGCCGCGTCCGGGGGCCGACTGGCCGTCCGTACGAGCGACTGCCTCGGCCCCTGCGCCCAGGCCAACGTCATCGTCGTCCAACCCACCGGTGAGGCCCGCTCCCGGGGCGCCCGCGCGGTCTGGTTCGGCTGGGCGCTGGACGACACGGCGACCGACGAGATCATCGCCTGGGCGCAGTCCGGTGGCCCCGGCGCCGTCCCGCTCCCGGCCACCCTGGAACTCCACCGCATCGACCCCCCGGAACCCAAGGCCCCGGCCGGCCGTTCCCGCGCACGGCGCAAGCGCTGA
- a CDS encoding GPP34 family phosphoprotein, whose protein sequence is MNNVTLAEEVMLLSLDDESGSARKRQAAGWAVAGGILLELVLAGRVTVTGKQLELTDTTPTGDALLDERLALIGTWLRQRPKRPVTGWLTKDHTRAVAATLRSLSARGVVVETRDKALGLFPVRRYPEADASVERALRERLRAAVLDGSEPDARTAGLIALLHSAKLHRLAFPDGPHGEVKSRMAEISQGQWAADHLRAAIREMQAAVTVLTTVTVMTAIS, encoded by the coding sequence ATGAACAACGTCACGCTGGCCGAGGAAGTCATGCTGCTGTCGCTGGACGACGAGTCCGGATCGGCGCGCAAGCGACAGGCGGCCGGATGGGCCGTCGCGGGCGGCATCCTGCTCGAACTGGTCCTGGCCGGGCGGGTCACGGTCACCGGCAAGCAGCTGGAGCTGACCGACACGACCCCCACCGGCGACGCCCTCCTGGACGAGCGGCTGGCGCTCATCGGGACGTGGCTGCGGCAACGGCCCAAGCGCCCGGTGACCGGCTGGCTGACGAAGGACCACACGAGGGCGGTCGCGGCGACGCTGCGGAGCCTGAGTGCGCGGGGGGTCGTCGTCGAGACGCGGGACAAGGCGCTCGGCCTGTTCCCGGTCCGCCGTTACCCCGAGGCCGACGCCTCCGTCGAACGCGCCCTGCGCGAGCGGCTGCGCGCGGCCGTCCTGGACGGCTCGGAGCCCGACGCGCGCACGGCCGGCCTGATCGCCCTGCTCCACTCCGCGAAGCTCCACCGCCTGGCCTTCCCCGACGGCCCCCACGGTGAGGTGAAGTCCCGGATGGCGGAGATATCCCAGGGCCAATGGGCCGCGGACCACCTCCGCGCCGCGATCCGCGAGATGCAGGCGGCGGTGACCGTCCTCACCACGGTCACCGTCATGACGGCGATCTCTTAG
- a CDS encoding bile acid:sodium symporter family protein, which yields MRRPRLPAWLPLDPYLLALLATVGLAALLPARGQAAGLVGGASTAAVALLFFLYGARLSTREALDGLRHWRLHLTVLACTFLLFPLLGLAARALLPTLLTHPLSNGLLFLCLVPSTVQSSIAFTSIARGNVPAAICAGSFSSLVGLLLTPLLAVALLGGDAGGFSFDSLGRIALQLLLPFLLGQALHHRVGAFLVRHKKVLGRVDRGAILLVVYAAFSAGVVAGIWRQVSLPRLGALMLVEAVLLTVMLLLTWYGAGRLRFDRADRITIQFAGSKKSLAAGLPMAGVLFGAQASLAVLPLMLFHQMQLMVCAVLARRRARDPQAELAPAAVAEVSPGGQHPTARGR from the coding sequence ATGCGACGCCCGCGCCTTCCCGCCTGGCTGCCCCTGGACCCGTACCTCCTGGCCCTGCTCGCCACCGTGGGCCTCGCCGCCCTGCTCCCCGCCCGCGGCCAGGCCGCCGGTCTCGTCGGCGGGGCCTCCACCGCCGCCGTCGCCCTCCTCTTCTTCCTCTACGGCGCCCGCCTCTCCACCCGCGAGGCCCTCGACGGGCTGCGCCACTGGCGCCTGCACCTCACCGTCCTCGCCTGCACCTTCCTCCTCTTCCCCCTCCTCGGCCTCGCCGCCCGCGCCCTCCTCCCCACCCTCCTCACCCACCCACTCTCCAACGGCCTGCTCTTCCTGTGCCTGGTCCCCTCGACCGTCCAGTCCTCCATCGCCTTCACCTCGATCGCCCGGGGCAACGTCCCCGCCGCCATCTGCGCCGGCTCCTTCTCCAGCCTCGTCGGCCTCCTCCTCACGCCCCTCCTCGCCGTCGCCCTGCTCGGCGGCGACGCCGGCGGCTTCTCCTTCGACTCCCTCGGCAGGATCGCCCTCCAGCTCCTGCTGCCCTTCCTCCTCGGCCAGGCCCTGCACCACCGGGTCGGCGCCTTCCTCGTCCGGCACAAGAAGGTCCTCGGCCGCGTCGACCGGGGCGCGATCCTCCTCGTCGTCTACGCCGCCTTCAGCGCGGGCGTGGTGGCGGGCATCTGGCGCCAGGTCAGCCTGCCGCGCCTGGGCGCGCTGATGCTGGTGGAGGCCGTACTCCTCACCGTGATGCTCCTCCTCACCTGGTACGGGGCCGGCCGCCTGCGCTTCGACCGCGCGGACCGCATCACCATCCAGTTCGCCGGGTCCAAGAAGAGCCTAGCCGCCGGACTCCCCATGGCCGGCGTGCTGTTCGGGGCGCAGGCCTCGCTCGCCGTGCTGCCGCTGATGCTCTTCCACCAGATGCAGCTGATGGTCTGCGCGGTCCTGGCCCGACGCCGCGCCCGCGACCCGCAGGCCGAACTCGCCCCTGCCGCTGTGGCGGAGGTCTCGCCCGGGGGACAACACCCCACGGCGCGGGGCCGGTAA
- a CDS encoding AMP-dependent synthetase/ligase, whose translation MPHEFTVPPLVTGAPVGGLADSVFEHAGQDPDRVVLGRKSGGVWRDVTSAEFAAQVLALAKGLLAQGIGFGERVAVMSRTRYEWTLFDFALWAIGAQPVPVYPSSSAEQVHWILQDSSCAGCVVEDEDQAMTVGSVIEGLPGLRLLWQLDAGAVEGLVESGRTVDEDVVHRHRRAVTPDAVATVIYTSGTTGRPKGCVLTHANFMFEADTMVARWESVFRAGPGEEPSTLLFLPLAHVFGRMVEVAAVRSRVKLGHQPVLAAAELLPDLAAFRPTFVLGVPHVFEKVFAAARRTAEAEGRVGAFDRAVETAVRYSEAREQKAFGTGPGPSAGLRMEHQLFEKLVYGKVREALGGRVRHAMSGGSAMSRRLGLFFDGAGITVFEGYGLTESSAAATANPPGATKYGTVGPPIPGSTVHIAEDGEVWLHGPHVFAGYLGDARATEEVLRGGWLATGDLGRLDRDGYLTITGRKKEILVTSNGKSVAPAALEERVRSHPLVSHCVLVGNDRPFVAALVTLDMEGIAHWLSMRGLAQRTAAEVVDDPALAAEVRRAVVAANTLVSQAEGIRAFRVLAEQFTEERGLLTPSLKLKRRAIEKAYAREIAGLYPS comes from the coding sequence ATGCCGCACGAATTCACCGTCCCACCCCTGGTCACAGGCGCGCCGGTCGGCGGTCTGGCCGACTCCGTCTTCGAGCACGCGGGGCAGGATCCGGACCGGGTGGTGCTCGGCCGCAAGAGCGGCGGCGTCTGGCGTGACGTGACATCGGCGGAGTTCGCCGCGCAGGTGTTGGCGCTCGCGAAGGGCCTGCTGGCGCAGGGGATCGGCTTCGGGGAGCGGGTCGCGGTGATGTCCCGTACCCGCTACGAGTGGACGCTGTTCGACTTCGCGTTGTGGGCGATCGGCGCGCAGCCGGTCCCGGTCTATCCGTCGTCGTCCGCCGAGCAGGTGCACTGGATCCTCCAGGACTCCTCCTGCGCGGGGTGCGTCGTGGAGGACGAGGACCAGGCGATGACCGTCGGGTCGGTCATCGAGGGGCTGCCGGGTCTGCGGCTGCTGTGGCAGCTGGACGCGGGGGCGGTCGAGGGGCTGGTGGAGTCCGGTCGGACGGTGGACGAGGACGTGGTGCACCGGCACCGGCGGGCGGTGACGCCCGACGCGGTGGCGACCGTCATCTACACCTCGGGGACGACGGGCCGGCCCAAGGGGTGCGTGCTCACCCACGCGAACTTCATGTTCGAGGCGGACACGATGGTGGCGCGTTGGGAGTCGGTGTTCCGGGCCGGTCCCGGCGAGGAGCCCTCGACCCTGTTGTTCCTGCCGCTGGCGCACGTCTTCGGGCGGATGGTCGAGGTGGCGGCCGTACGGTCCCGGGTCAAGCTGGGGCACCAGCCGGTGCTGGCGGCGGCCGAGCTGTTGCCGGACCTGGCCGCGTTCCGGCCGACCTTCGTGCTGGGCGTGCCGCACGTCTTCGAGAAGGTGTTCGCGGCGGCCCGGCGCACGGCGGAGGCCGAGGGGCGCGTCGGGGCCTTCGACCGGGCGGTGGAGACGGCCGTACGGTATTCCGAGGCGCGCGAGCAGAAGGCCTTCGGGACCGGGCCGGGCCCCTCGGCGGGGCTGCGGATGGAGCACCAGCTGTTCGAGAAGCTGGTGTACGGGAAGGTGCGCGAGGCCCTGGGCGGCCGCGTACGGCACGCGATGTCGGGCGGATCGGCGATGTCGCGGCGGCTCGGGCTGTTCTTCGACGGCGCGGGGATCACCGTGTTCGAGGGGTACGGGCTGACGGAGTCCAGCGCGGCCGCGACGGCGAATCCTCCCGGGGCGACGAAGTACGGGACGGTGGGGCCGCCGATCCCGGGCAGTACGGTCCACATCGCGGAGGACGGGGAGGTGTGGCTGCACGGCCCGCACGTGTTCGCCGGCTACCTGGGCGACGCGCGGGCGACGGAGGAGGTGTTGCGCGGCGGCTGGCTGGCGACCGGGGACCTCGGGCGGTTGGACCGGGACGGCTACCTGACCATCACCGGCCGCAAGAAGGAGATCCTGGTGACCTCCAACGGCAAGAGCGTGGCTCCCGCCGCGCTGGAGGAGCGGGTGCGCTCGCACCCGCTGGTGTCGCACTGCGTCCTGGTCGGCAACGACCGGCCGTTCGTGGCGGCGCTGGTGACCCTGGACATGGAGGGGATAGCGCACTGGTTGTCGATGCGCGGCCTCGCGCAGCGGACGGCCGCCGAGGTGGTGGACGATCCGGCGCTGGCGGCGGAGGTGCGGCGGGCGGTGGTGGCCGCCAACACGCTGGTCTCGCAGGCCGAGGGGATCCGCGCCTTCCGGGTGCTGGCGGAGCAGTTCACGGAGGAACGCGGTCTGCTCACGCCCTCGTTGAAGCTGAAGCGGCGGGCGATCGAGAAGGCGTACGCGCGGGAGATCGCCGGTCTGTACCCGTCCTGA